A stretch of the Saccharolobus caldissimus genome encodes the following:
- a CDS encoding phosphoribosylformylglycinamidine synthase subunit PurS, which produces MIYNVELIIINKDIVRDPEGETLQKYVIEKFTRDVLETRVGKYIQFKVEASNEDSARKLVEKIAVEGRLYNPIVHKIIVRVNKQ; this is translated from the coding sequence ATGATATATAACGTTGAACTAATAATTATAAATAAAGATATTGTTAGAGATCCAGAAGGAGAAACTTTACAGAAATATGTAATAGAGAAATTTACTAGAGATGTATTAGAGACGAGAGTAGGAAAATATATTCAATTTAAAGTGGAAGCTAGTAATGAGGATAGTGCAAGAAAACTTGTTGAAAAAATTGCTGTAGAAGGAAGGTTATACAATCCTATAGTTCATAAAATTATAGTTAGGGTGAATAAACAGTGA
- the purQ gene encoding phosphoribosylformylglycinamidine synthase I has product MIAIIKFPGTTCEFDVFKALSEAKIPATVVKYKEFDPDKFKGVILPGGFSFGDYLRAGSIAANTETIKDIKRMANEGKPVIGICNGFQILVESGLLKGALLPNLKLRFISKWVYLKVVRTDTVLTKGLEKNKILKMPIAHAEGRYYVDDIEYAKNNMVMQYTDNLGNVTEDANPNGSLFNIASIANEEGNVIGMMPHPERASFKLTSPDGSTDGLLLLKGLAKWV; this is encoded by the coding sequence GTGATAGCAATAATAAAATTTCCAGGAACTACTTGCGAATTTGACGTTTTTAAAGCGTTAAGTGAAGCAAAAATACCAGCTACCGTAGTAAAATACAAAGAATTTGACCCAGATAAATTTAAGGGTGTTATATTACCAGGTGGATTTAGTTTTGGTGACTATTTAAGGGCTGGAAGTATTGCAGCTAATACTGAGACTATTAAAGATATTAAAAGAATGGCAAATGAAGGAAAGCCAGTTATAGGAATATGTAATGGCTTTCAAATTTTAGTTGAAAGTGGTCTATTAAAAGGTGCACTCTTACCTAATTTAAAGTTAAGATTCATCTCGAAATGGGTCTACTTAAAAGTAGTTAGAACTGATACTGTATTAACGAAAGGTTTAGAAAAGAATAAGATACTAAAAATGCCCATAGCTCATGCTGAAGGTAGATATTACGTTGATGATATAGAATATGCAAAAAATAATATGGTAATGCAATATACCGATAATCTAGGTAATGTAACGGAAGATGCAAATCCTAATGGTTCCCTATTTAATATAGCTTCCATAGCTAATGAGGAAGGAAATGTTATCGGTATGATGCCACATCCAGAAAGGGCTTCATTTAAACTTACTTCACCAGATGGAAGTACTGATGGATTACTTCTTTTAAAGGGGTTAGCTAAATGGGTATAA
- the purM gene encoding phosphoribosylformylglycinamidine cyclo-ligase, with protein MVSEEYSKAGVDLGKLRKYHETISNIISLTYKNTLIGAGHYSGVIRIGNLNVAIHTDGVGTKTLLALRAGIIKPVGIDCVAMNVNDLLCVGARPIALVDYLALEKPMDEIVNEVISGLVEGAIESNVEIVGGETAIMPDVIKGFDLSCTAIGIVEKLKTGSDIRPGDYILGLASNGIHANGYSLVRKLINEGKIRLDEYKEELLAPTKIYVKPVLEVMDMVKGIAHITGGAFTKLKRLTSYRLILNMPEPPEVFKLIEKAGVPHEEMYKVFNMGIGMILFVSEEFVNEVKSKLEKYVNVYELGRVYEGQGIVIRTYKNVILNL; from the coding sequence ATGGTGAGTGAAGAATACAGCAAGGCTGGAGTGGATTTAGGTAAATTAAGGAAATATCATGAAACTATTTCCAACATTATATCATTAACATATAAGAATACTCTAATAGGTGCGGGTCACTATTCTGGAGTCATAAGAATAGGCAATTTAAATGTCGCTATTCACACAGATGGAGTTGGGACTAAAACTTTACTTGCTTTAAGGGCTGGAATAATAAAACCTGTCGGAATTGATTGTGTCGCAATGAATGTGAATGATCTTTTATGCGTTGGAGCTAGACCTATTGCATTGGTTGATTATTTAGCATTAGAGAAGCCTATGGATGAAATTGTAAATGAAGTAATTAGTGGATTAGTCGAAGGAGCAATAGAGTCTAATGTAGAAATTGTAGGAGGAGAGACTGCAATAATGCCTGATGTAATTAAGGGATTTGACTTATCGTGCACTGCAATAGGGATAGTGGAAAAATTGAAAACTGGCTCTGATATAAGGCCTGGTGATTATATTTTAGGATTAGCTAGTAATGGAATTCATGCAAATGGGTACTCATTGGTTAGGAAATTAATTAATGAGGGTAAGATTCGCTTAGATGAGTATAAGGAGGAATTACTCGCTCCAACTAAGATATATGTTAAGCCTGTATTAGAAGTTATGGATATGGTTAAAGGAATAGCTCATATAACTGGGGGGGCTTTTACTAAGCTTAAAAGACTTACTAGTTATAGACTGATTTTAAATATGCCGGAGCCCCCCGAAGTTTTTAAATTAATTGAGAAAGCTGGCGTACCTCATGAGGAAATGTATAAAGTTTTCAATATGGGTATAGGAATGATCTTATTTGTTTCAGAAGAGTTTGTTAATGAAGTAAAAAGTAAATTGGAAAAATACGTAAATGTATATGAACTTGGCAGAGTATATGAGGGGCAAGGTATAGTTATAAGAACCTATAAGAACGTTATTCTTAATTTATAG
- the purL gene encoding phosphoribosylformylglycinamidine synthase subunit PurL, with the protein MGINLLPIEIDEIRKRLRREPNEAEWKVIDAVWSEHCSYKSSKIFLKSFYMEGPNVIMGIKDWQDAGAVDIGDGWAIVVKVESHNHPSAIDPFNGAATGVGGIIRDVISKGAKPIALLDMIRVGDLTLSKNRWLLKNIIAGIGFYGNSIGVPVVGGELAFDEMYNDNPLVDVACIGVVRRDKIVPSVVNKPGLKLVLAGLTGIDGLGGASFASRKLSGEDEIGAVQIADPFAGKIILDATLEIADKVEAIKDLGGGGLAVAVTEMANGLGVIVDIEKIPLRVKEMNPIDIIISETQERMLYAVKEERVNEICKTFEQYEYPCSVIGEITGDKTIRFRYNGKEIVSLPSELLLNPPRFLWSIKKKKKELKKYISSSDIELEKALHSVLSHPDLVSKEWAYSQFDYEVNTSTVIKPGEADSSVILLPNGKLLAVKGDANPDLCDEDAYECGKGIFAEAYRNLASVGAKGIVAVDHLQFGDPKKPEVYYSFLEAIRGIGEASRFFNIPIVGGKVSFYNENSKGKEIKPTPLIVMAGLVKDKFLRNKVEENSYIVLIGYTRGELAGSLLSKIFGISSEVPKARLQEDIIASELVIDSINNEKIIFAKDINRGGLAFALFRMMTYGYGVHINTRDILSDTDNIIDVLFSENGGRFIVLTNDPQWIIDKAKSKGIVASVIGKVNKDSGVLSLNEIKINLSNLINYYFNFLEEVMKNG; encoded by the coding sequence ATGGGTATAAATTTACTACCAATAGAAATAGACGAGATTAGAAAAAGATTAAGAAGAGAACCGAATGAAGCAGAATGGAAAGTGATAGATGCTGTATGGTCTGAACACTGCTCTTACAAATCATCTAAGATTTTCCTAAAAAGTTTCTACATGGAGGGTCCTAATGTAATTATGGGAATCAAGGATTGGCAAGATGCTGGAGCAGTAGATATAGGTGATGGATGGGCAATAGTAGTAAAAGTAGAAAGTCATAATCATCCTTCAGCAATAGATCCCTTTAACGGTGCTGCTACTGGTGTAGGTGGAATAATTAGGGATGTAATAAGTAAGGGAGCTAAACCAATAGCACTTTTAGATATGATAAGAGTAGGAGACCTAACGTTATCGAAGAATAGATGGTTATTAAAAAACATAATTGCTGGTATAGGTTTTTACGGTAATAGTATAGGCGTCCCAGTAGTAGGAGGGGAATTAGCTTTTGATGAAATGTATAATGATAATCCTTTAGTAGACGTAGCATGTATCGGCGTAGTTAGAAGGGATAAAATAGTACCTAGCGTGGTAAATAAGCCAGGATTGAAGTTAGTCTTAGCAGGATTAACTGGAATAGATGGATTAGGTGGTGCCTCTTTTGCTTCTAGGAAACTAAGCGGAGAGGATGAAATAGGTGCTGTCCAGATTGCAGATCCCTTTGCTGGTAAGATAATATTAGATGCAACATTAGAAATAGCTGATAAGGTTGAGGCAATTAAGGACTTAGGTGGTGGAGGACTTGCAGTAGCAGTTACCGAAATGGCTAATGGACTAGGTGTAATAGTAGATATAGAAAAAATTCCGTTAAGAGTTAAAGAAATGAATCCGATAGATATTATAATCTCAGAAACTCAAGAGAGGATGTTATACGCAGTGAAGGAGGAAAGAGTTAATGAGATATGTAAAACGTTTGAACAATATGAGTATCCTTGCAGCGTAATAGGAGAGATAACTGGGGATAAAACTATTAGATTCAGATACAATGGTAAGGAAATAGTATCTCTTCCCTCAGAATTATTGCTAAATCCTCCCAGATTCTTATGGTCTATTAAAAAGAAGAAAAAAGAATTAAAAAAATACATTAGTTCAAGTGATATTGAACTGGAGAAAGCTTTGCATTCTGTTCTATCTCATCCAGACTTAGTAAGTAAAGAATGGGCATACTCTCAATTTGACTATGAAGTTAACACGTCAACTGTGATTAAACCAGGAGAGGCAGATAGTTCAGTTATATTACTGCCAAATGGAAAATTATTAGCAGTTAAAGGTGATGCAAATCCAGACTTGTGTGATGAAGACGCATATGAATGTGGTAAAGGCATTTTCGCTGAGGCATATAGAAATTTAGCCTCTGTAGGCGCTAAAGGAATTGTAGCTGTTGATCACCTACAGTTTGGCGATCCTAAAAAACCTGAGGTATACTATAGTTTCTTGGAGGCGATTAGGGGAATAGGAGAGGCTTCTAGATTCTTTAATATTCCAATTGTGGGAGGCAAAGTGTCCTTTTATAATGAGAATAGTAAAGGAAAGGAGATCAAACCTACACCACTGATTGTAATGGCTGGACTAGTTAAGGATAAATTCTTAAGAAACAAAGTTGAGGAAAATTCCTACATAGTATTAATCGGATATACTAGAGGAGAATTAGCTGGTTCTTTACTCTCAAAAATATTTGGCATATCATCAGAGGTACCTAAGGCAAGACTTCAAGAGGACATAATAGCTTCTGAATTAGTAATAGATTCAATAAATAATGAGAAAATCATATTTGCAAAAGATATAAACAGAGGTGGCTTAGCGTTTGCTTTATTTAGAATGATGACTTACGGTTACGGAGTTCATATAAATACTAGGGACATTTTAAGTGATACTGACAATATTATAGATGTTTTATTCTCCGAAAACGGTGGTCGTTTTATAGTTTTAACTAATGATCCCCAATGGATTATCGATAAGGCTAAGAGTAAGGGCATAGTAGCATCTGTAATTGGAAAAGTAAATAAAGATAGTGGAGTATTGAGTTTAAATGAAATAAAAATTAATTTATCTAATTTAATTAATTACTATTTCAATTTCCTCGAAGAGGTAATGAAAAATGGATAA
- the purC gene encoding phosphoribosylaminoimidazolesuccinocarboxamide synthase produces MELNKISEGKTKIVYNYDQGHVLLRFKDDITAGDGQKKDILEGKGVINAQTSAILFRLLEKSGIETHYVGMMDERTMIVKKLKMIPVEVVLRNIATGSIVKRLPIKEGEVFEPPIVEFFLKDDRLHDPLINYSHMEYFKLLNRKEAQYIEELMLKVNEVLYNFIKNKGFILYDFKLEFGRLGDKLIIGDEITLDSMRVRDEKGRIYDKDLYRKGADLNTVKNAYEYFLSKIMS; encoded by the coding sequence ATGGAACTTAACAAAATTTCCGAGGGGAAAACTAAGATAGTTTACAATTATGATCAAGGGCACGTATTATTAAGGTTTAAAGATGATATAACCGCAGGTGATGGTCAAAAAAAGGACATATTAGAAGGTAAAGGAGTTATAAACGCACAAACGTCAGCTATTCTTTTTAGATTATTAGAGAAAAGCGGAATTGAGACCCACTATGTAGGAATGATGGATGAAAGAACAATGATTGTAAAGAAGCTAAAGATGATCCCAGTAGAAGTTGTACTTAGAAATATCGCTACTGGAAGTATCGTTAAAAGATTACCTATTAAGGAAGGGGAAGTTTTTGAGCCGCCTATAGTGGAATTTTTCCTAAAGGATGATCGTTTACATGACCCATTAATAAATTATTCTCATATGGAATATTTTAAATTATTAAATAGAAAAGAAGCTCAATACATAGAAGAACTAATGTTAAAAGTTAATGAGGTATTATATAATTTTATAAAGAATAAAGGATTTATATTATATGATTTTAAACTGGAGTTTGGTCGTTTAGGTGATAAGTTGATAATAGGAGACGAGATTACGCTAGATAGTATGAGAGTTAGGGATGAAAAAGGAAGGATATACGATAAAGATCTTTACAGAAAAGGAGCGGATTTAAATACAGTAAAAAATGCATATGAGTACTTCTTATCTAAAATAATGTCCTAG
- a CDS encoding amidophosphoribosyltransferase, with protein sequence MTGIVGILAFDEIWDVSKFIFYSLIALQHRGYLKSGIAILNEGKINSKSDNVPPEDLSIEELNGWAGIGYTGTRHDYPVVLDNGAIVVDGIVKDHNILREIIRDPEKSIENVKEVMAFIALTKDGQIIAYRDEFGLKPLTLGGFGFDLAIVASEPTSMYVIGADYKREVNPGELIIIDKYYIENKQIKKPRKAYCTIEYIYQSRIDSKINELEIYDLRVRIGEQLAIERPIDADTVIGVPETALPFAIGYSRRTKIPLDLGFTRTGSPIRTMLASDDFVKLVGIQLKLNPIKSAVKGKRIVLIDDSMVTGTTLKNTIFNLRKLGAKEIHVLIGSPKLISQCPYGIEVPEEKELISANLNESEIARVLGANSIYWLSLEGLFKAIGHKNLCLGCMTRKYPVI encoded by the coding sequence ATGACTGGAATTGTAGGTATTTTAGCCTTTGATGAAATTTGGGATGTAAGTAAATTCATATTTTATAGTCTTATTGCATTGCAACACAGAGGTTACTTAAAGAGTGGTATAGCAATTCTTAATGAGGGAAAAATAAACTCTAAATCAGATAATGTACCGCCAGAAGATCTTAGTATTGAGGAATTAAATGGCTGGGCTGGAATAGGATATACGGGGACAAGACATGATTATCCAGTAGTTTTAGACAACGGTGCAATAGTTGTGGATGGGATAGTGAAAGATCATAATATTTTGAGAGAGATAATTAGAGATCCTGAAAAATCTATAGAAAATGTGAAAGAAGTAATGGCATTTATTGCATTAACCAAAGATGGTCAAATAATAGCATATAGAGACGAATTTGGTTTAAAACCATTAACGCTTGGCGGATTTGGATTTGATTTAGCAATTGTTGCTTCAGAGCCGACCTCAATGTATGTAATAGGAGCTGATTACAAAAGAGAGGTAAATCCAGGAGAGTTAATTATTATAGACAAATACTACATAGAGAATAAACAAATTAAGAAACCGAGAAAGGCTTACTGCACAATAGAATATATCTATCAATCTAGAATTGATAGCAAAATTAATGAATTAGAAATTTATGATTTAAGAGTAAGAATAGGAGAACAATTAGCAATAGAGAGACCAATAGATGCAGATACAGTAATAGGAGTCCCAGAAACTGCATTACCTTTTGCGATAGGATACTCTAGAAGGACAAAAATTCCATTGGATCTAGGATTTACTAGAACGGGAAGCCCGATCAGAACAATGTTAGCTTCAGATGATTTCGTAAAGTTAGTTGGAATTCAGCTAAAACTAAATCCTATTAAGTCCGCTGTAAAAGGAAAGAGGATCGTACTAATAGACGATTCTATGGTAACTGGAACCACGTTAAAGAATACGATATTTAACCTAAGGAAATTAGGAGCTAAGGAAATCCACGTCCTTATAGGAAGTCCTAAGTTAATTTCCCAATGTCCATATGGTATTGAAGTTCCAGAAGAAAAAGAGCTTATTTCTGCAAATTTAAACGAGAGTGAGATAGCTAGAGTTCTTGGTGCTAATTCCATATATTGGCTCAGTTTAGAAGGACTGTTTAAAGCGATAGGCCATAAAAATCTGTGTTTAGGATGCATGACTAGGAAATATCCGGTGATATAA
- the purF gene encoding amidophosphoribosyltransferase, translating into MDKIRDKCGVFGISSNKPISIQLIIEGLRLLQHRGQESAGISYSEDNKISTIKGLGLVDDVFKDNFTKFVKNGIGHVRYSTTGDSSIEEAQPLGDSVISVAFNGTISNYYKFGTFKTDTEFIFSFFRNRLNNLISSAIPDFINLADGAYSLLILLNDGTLLGLRDPRGFHPLTLGIINDVIVFSSEDSVIKQLGGKVIKHILPGELIMVKDGEIIYDRIIYEDGLPYSTCSFEYIYFSRPDSNIDGYSVYIARRRLGEILAEKHPAKGDIVVPVPDSSRPIAIGFSKRSGIPLEEALVRTISSVRSFIMPTQDKRKEVLEEKFGIVSELVKGKRIILIDDSIVRGNTMRRIASMLRSAGAKEIHVRIGSPMIKYPCYMGIDFPRREELIAYNRSEIEISKELGVDSIEYLTVEEMLQAIGRKDLCTACFSGNYPLKFRYDFKELEKVFGK; encoded by the coding sequence ATTGATAAAATTAGAGATAAATGTGGAGTTTTTGGCATATCATCAAATAAGCCAATAAGTATACAATTAATTATAGAAGGATTAAGGCTACTTCAACATAGAGGTCAGGAATCGGCTGGTATATCTTATTCTGAAGACAATAAAATTTCAACTATTAAAGGATTGGGTTTAGTAGATGATGTATTTAAGGATAACTTCACAAAATTTGTTAAGAATGGAATAGGACATGTAAGGTATTCCACAACTGGGGATAGCTCTATTGAAGAAGCTCAACCGCTAGGAGATTCGGTAATTTCAGTAGCATTTAATGGAACCATAAGTAATTATTATAAATTCGGCACATTTAAGACCGATACGGAATTTATATTTTCATTCTTTAGAAATAGGCTTAACAATTTAATATCTAGCGCTATACCAGATTTCATTAACCTCGCAGATGGGGCTTATTCGCTGCTAATCCTATTAAATGATGGAACATTATTGGGATTAAGAGATCCTAGAGGATTTCATCCATTAACTTTAGGCATTATAAATGATGTAATAGTTTTCTCCTCAGAGGACTCAGTTATTAAGCAATTAGGAGGTAAAGTTATAAAACATATACTCCCTGGAGAACTGATAATGGTTAAAGATGGAGAGATAATATATGATAGAATAATTTATGAAGATGGATTACCTTATTCAACTTGTTCATTTGAATATATATACTTTTCTAGACCAGACTCAAATATTGATGGTTATTCGGTTTATATAGCTAGGCGAAGATTAGGCGAGATATTAGCGGAAAAGCATCCAGCAAAGGGGGACATAGTAGTCCCAGTTCCAGATTCATCAAGACCCATAGCAATAGGATTTTCAAAAAGGAGTGGAATTCCGTTAGAGGAAGCTTTAGTGAGAACTATATCTTCAGTAAGATCTTTCATAATGCCTACTCAGGATAAAAGGAAAGAAGTTTTGGAGGAGAAGTTTGGTATAGTATCCGAATTAGTGAAAGGAAAGAGGATTATATTAATAGACGATTCAATAGTAAGAGGGAATACTATGAGGAGAATAGCAAGTATGTTACGTAGTGCTGGAGCAAAGGAAATTCACGTAAGAATTGGGTCCCCTATGATTAAATATCCATGTTACATGGGCATAGATTTCCCCAGAAGAGAGGAGTTAATTGCATATAATAGATCTGAGATAGAAATAAGTAAAGAGCTAGGAGTGGACTCTATTGAGTATTTAACTGTTGAAGAAATGTTACAAGCTATTGGAAGAAAAGATCTGTGTACAGCATGTTTCTCTGGTAATTATCCACTTAAATTTAGATATGATTTTAAAGAGTTAGAAAAAGTATTTGGGAAGTGA
- the purD gene encoding phosphoribosylamine--glycine ligase codes for MKILLIGEGAREHVIAYGLFNSSKNYRIYALSSYKNPGINEIVKRSNGEYFLGDINSVETVREVIRKVNPDLGVIGPEEPLFHGVSDVFKQEGIPVFGASKRNARIEESKVWAREIMWRYSIPGRLRFKTFFTIEDAAKFVLEYGGSIAIKPAGQSGGKGVKVVADLQAYLSQEKRNAMSKSVKDIGSLYKKEGEPRIIIEEKVDGPEYTLHVLSDGNTTLALPLAQDYKNAYQDGIGPETGGMGSISGPGKLLPFINEEEYDMTYDIVKKTIEAIYKETGEKYVGVIAGQMMLTELWGPTVIEYYSRFGDPEASALIPRIESDFGELVEFTATGHLTKVNLKINDEPTVVRAVAPLGYPLSKKLASGHKIWLDLDKIKENNCLVFFGSVSLEGMQLITKGSRALELVSISPYNVASEKLDKCIQYIYSTTKLIYRTDIGRTIDEQIEKAEIIRYSYRNRMRSGNLGVSADWSPTGGLW; via the coding sequence ATGAAAATCTTACTTATTGGAGAAGGGGCCAGAGAACACGTTATTGCATACGGTCTATTCAATTCTTCAAAAAATTATAGAATATATGCATTATCATCTTACAAAAATCCAGGAATCAACGAGATTGTTAAAAGAAGTAATGGTGAATATTTCTTAGGTGATATAAATTCCGTTGAGACTGTAAGGGAAGTAATTAGAAAAGTAAATCCAGACCTAGGCGTTATAGGACCAGAAGAACCGCTATTCCACGGTGTTTCTGACGTATTTAAACAAGAGGGAATCCCAGTATTTGGAGCTAGTAAAAGAAATGCTAGAATTGAGGAATCTAAAGTATGGGCTAGAGAAATTATGTGGAGATATTCAATTCCAGGGAGATTAAGGTTTAAGACTTTTTTCACAATAGAAGACGCTGCTAAATTTGTTTTAGAATACGGAGGATCCATAGCAATAAAGCCTGCTGGACAAAGTGGAGGAAAAGGTGTAAAGGTAGTGGCTGATTTACAAGCATATTTATCCCAAGAGAAGAGGAATGCAATGAGTAAAAGTGTTAAAGATATAGGAAGTTTATACAAAAAAGAAGGAGAACCTAGGATTATAATAGAGGAAAAAGTTGATGGTCCAGAATACACACTTCACGTATTATCTGATGGAAATACTACTTTAGCCTTACCTTTAGCTCAAGATTATAAGAACGCCTATCAAGATGGGATAGGACCAGAAACTGGTGGGATGGGATCTATTTCTGGTCCAGGTAAATTGTTACCATTTATTAACGAGGAGGAATATGATATGACTTATGATATTGTTAAAAAGACAATAGAAGCAATCTATAAGGAAACTGGAGAGAAATATGTTGGAGTAATTGCTGGGCAAATGATGTTAACTGAATTATGGGGACCTACTGTAATTGAATATTATTCAAGGTTTGGTGATCCAGAAGCCTCAGCTCTTATACCTAGGATAGAATCTGATTTTGGAGAATTAGTGGAATTTACGGCCACTGGCCATCTAACTAAGGTTAATTTAAAAATCAATGATGAACCAACGGTCGTAAGAGCTGTCGCGCCTTTAGGTTATCCTTTATCTAAGAAATTAGCATCTGGCCATAAAATATGGTTAGATTTGGATAAGATAAAAGAAAATAATTGTTTAGTATTCTTTGGCTCTGTATCACTAGAAGGTATGCAGCTTATAACTAAGGGCTCTAGAGCATTAGAATTAGTCTCAATTTCACCATATAATGTAGCTTCAGAAAAATTGGATAAATGTATTCAATATATCTATTCAACTACCAAATTAATATATAGAACTGATATTGGAAGAACAATAGATGAACAGATAGAGAAGGCTGAGATTATAAGATATTCTTATAGAAATAGAATGAGATCTGGGAACTTAGGAGTTTCTGCAGATTGGTCTCCAACTGGTGGTTTATGGTGA